The DNA sequence CCTAGCCTTAGCAAGCTAGGGTGAACCATCGGCGGCTGTCGGAAGGATCGAAAGGTGAGAACGTTGCGGCGAGGCACGTGCGACCCGGTTGACCACGGGAGCGCCACCTCCTTCTCGGTTGCCACCGCGACCTGCCCGGTTGTCGCCGCGCCGCTGGATGGTTGCTCATCGTGACCGCCGTCATAGACCCCCGGGCCCGCGCCGCCGCGCCGCTGGCCCCGATCACCGCCACGTTGCGCACCGCGTTCGGCACCGACGACCTGCCCGGCCTGCACGCCGGTCTGCTCGTCGACGACCAGACCGGCTGGCTGCCCGCCACCGAGCTGATCCACGGCGACCACCTGCCCCGGCTGCTCGACTCGGCCGCCCGACGCTGGCAGGCGAAGCGGCACGCCGCAGCCGCCCTCGCCTGGAAGGCGTACAGCTACTGGGTGGCGCTGCCGGTCGCGCTCGGCTGGGCGTCGGCCCGCCGGGTGCCGCTGATGCGCGCCGACGACGTACTGCTGCGGATGGCCGACGACGGCCCGCTGGTCGACGTCGGCCTGCGCACCGGGATCCCGGTGGCGGTGCTGCCGCACGACCCGATCGCGGCGGCCGGGCTGCCCGAGGTGCTGGTCGTTGCCGACGAGGCCGAGCTGCTGCGGGTCCTCCGGATCGCCCTGCTCGACCAGCACATGAGCCCGCTGCTGGACGAGATCCACAGCCGGGTGAAGCTCGGCCCGCGGACGCTGCTCGGCTCCCTCTCCTCCGGCATCGCCTACGCGGTGCTGCAGGCGGCCGACGCGCTGCCCGGCTCGTCCGCCGAGACGATCGGCACGCTGCTCGACGCGCTGGACATCGGCGACCTGATCGAGCTGGTGCCCGGCGAGGACGGGGCGGTCACCGTGCAGCGCCGGACCTGCTGTCTGGCGTTCACCCTGCCCGACCCGAAGATCTGCCCCGGCTGCTGCATCCGCCCGTAACCCCGCGCCGCGCGGCCGGGTCGATCCGGCCACGCGGACAAACGGTTCCGGCCCCGGCCGCGCGGGTAGCGGCCGGCCCAGTGGTCAGCCCGGCTGCTGGTAGGTGGCCGTCAGCCGCGCCCGGGCCAGGGTGTGGAAGGCCAGGTTGAAGCCGACGTACGCCGGGGTCGCCGTCGGGCCGAGGTCGAGCCCTTCGACGTCGAGGGCGTGCACCGCGAAGATGTACCGGTGCGGCCGGTCACCGGCCGGCGGTGCGGCGCCGTCGTAGCCGGGGTTACCGAAGTCGTTGCGTACGCCGAACGCGCCCGGCGCCGCCTTCTCCGGGTCACCGCCGGCACCCTGCGCCAGCTCGGTCACCGACGCCGGCAGGTTGACCAGCAGCCAGTGCCAGAACCCGCTACCGGTCGGCGCGTCCGGGTCGAAACAGGTGACCACGAACCCC is a window from the Solwaraspora sp. WMMD792 genome containing:
- a CDS encoding YbhB/YbcL family Raf kinase inhibitor-like protein, which encodes MNLDRPIAPDPYDLLPPVDSFTLTSTDLADGGPLPTAHVFTGAGGANLSPQLSWSGFPASTKGFVVTCFDPDAPTGSGFWHWLLVNLPASVTELAQGAGGDPEKAAPGAFGVRNDFGNPGYDGAAPPAGDRPHRYIFAVHALDVEGLDLGPTATPAYVGFNLAFHTLARARLTATYQQPG